In Capillimicrobium parvum, a genomic segment contains:
- a CDS encoding phosphotransferase family protein — MADLIAVADDPRDAPAAGRDAPGGPRLRAWLAARLGVQDGELRLTPLAASGDSNLMYEVWADDRAWILRIPPAIKNDASAHDVLREHRMLAALEATGVPHPAPVAACADPEILGRPFYVMEHVAGFSPSDPLPGPWASDPAALSALGPAAAEALAGVGEVPWRGIGLEGFGRPDGFLERQVPRWLAQLQRYRVRELEGLDEVARWLTQHRPPDREPGILHGDFHLRNVMFSAQPPARVVAIVDWEMATIGDPLLDLGTLLATWSEPGEPVFMIGAVTDVPGMATRAEIAAAYERRSGRPVEHVDFYMALALFKLVCILEGSYARLLAGDSEHESHRRYETVVPTMARRAHDIVRGAFTV, encoded by the coding sequence TTGGCTGACCTCATCGCTGTCGCCGACGACCCTCGAGACGCCCCGGCGGCCGGCCGCGACGCGCCGGGTGGCCCGCGCCTGCGCGCCTGGCTCGCGGCGCGCCTGGGCGTGCAGGACGGGGAGCTGCGCCTGACGCCTCTGGCGGCATCCGGGGACTCGAACCTCATGTACGAGGTGTGGGCGGACGACCGTGCGTGGATCCTGCGGATCCCGCCCGCGATCAAGAACGACGCCTCCGCCCACGACGTGCTGCGCGAGCACCGGATGCTCGCGGCGCTGGAGGCGACGGGCGTTCCGCATCCCGCCCCGGTCGCCGCGTGCGCCGATCCGGAGATCCTCGGGCGCCCCTTCTACGTCATGGAGCACGTCGCAGGCTTCAGCCCCTCGGACCCGCTGCCCGGCCCGTGGGCGAGCGATCCGGCGGCGCTGAGCGCGCTCGGCCCCGCCGCCGCCGAGGCGCTGGCCGGCGTCGGCGAGGTGCCGTGGCGGGGGATCGGCCTGGAGGGCTTCGGCCGCCCGGACGGCTTCCTGGAGCGCCAGGTCCCGCGGTGGCTCGCGCAGCTGCAGCGCTACCGCGTCCGCGAGCTCGAGGGCCTCGACGAGGTCGCGCGCTGGCTGACCCAGCACCGGCCGCCGGACCGCGAGCCGGGCATCCTGCACGGCGACTTCCACCTGCGCAACGTCATGTTCTCGGCGCAACCGCCGGCCCGCGTCGTGGCGATCGTCGACTGGGAGATGGCGACGATCGGCGACCCGCTGCTCGACCTCGGCACGCTGCTGGCGACCTGGTCGGAGCCTGGCGAGCCGGTGTTCATGATCGGCGCGGTCACCGACGTGCCCGGGATGGCGACCCGGGCCGAGATCGCCGCCGCCTACGAGCGGCGCAGCGGCCGTCCGGTCGAGCACGTCGACTTCTACATGGCGCTCGCGCTCTTCAAGCTCGTGTGCATCCTGGAGGGCTCCTACGCCCGGCTGCTGGCCGGCGACAGCGAGCACGAGAGCCATCGCCGCTACGAGACCGTGGTGCCGACGATGGCCCGGCGCGCCCATGACATCGTCCGGGGCGCCTTCACCGTCTAG